Proteins encoded within one genomic window of Anas platyrhynchos isolate ZD024472 breed Pekin duck chromosome 28, IASCAAS_PekinDuck_T2T, whole genome shotgun sequence:
- the LOC113840033 gene encoding uncharacterized protein, with product MGSGDPRSLLRTFCILWVLAGHLPPSTAQWFYPLGSEDTTPEPGSSPATPTLPTLDGEEDGELGEVEPTRKVLLSKPPLPAGSRRREPPSRGAAKGPGHAPSRARTQHNRPTAAPRIFEGSAEDEEFLQIKSTAKGLPPQVPPAAKMDTALQIHNSSSCVCPVRPGPPGPPGPPGLKGEKGDRGSPGDRGQPGLSGERGKTGNPGQPGHQGPRGPPGPPGPPGPPGPPGAWGARSPPASAALPKGSENELGASSPAGNPGPPGPPGPPGPPGPPGYPGHEGSQGLPGREGQPGPPGPPGAVGPPGFPGTEGAPGSPGSAGPDGPPGAPGLPGPQGPPGVPGHEGPPGSPGPAALPGKPGLRGEPGFPGLKGEKGEHGLPGMPGSPGRPGDVGSPGMPGPMGPPGPPGDYRCESRHAGHHGAAGPPGPKGEKGDPGERGCCYGEHGCKPGHLPFPGTGSQSSSWVPISGYQTPSKEETEVYGAIIPHGPRGPPGIPGPPGPPGPPGAPGLLYLNRVYPIRAQPPCKEPAAADAAWAADADASRTEPPEPRADLRRQTWVFRSKELMLKSGSAVPEGSLVYVREGSSAFLRTPRGWSRLLLEDSESLFAGDDPSASTPRYQEAKRVQTRGPNTEPPAGAQTDSLVPKEEGAVPPRILPTTIAPRMPSLRLVALNVPLSGDMSGIRGADLQCYRQSQEAGLFGTFRAFLSAPTQDLASIVKRTDRALPVVNLKGQLLARSWSSLFEGTPRGPIYSFNGRNVLTDALWPRKLAWHGSTARGSQARRRDCQGWRSSGPGEGLAAPLGEGKLVAGLRHNCSEELVVLCVEVAFPYRHMW from the exons ATGGGGTCCGGGGACCCCCGGAGTCTCCTCCGCACCTTCTGTATCCTTTGGGTGCTGGCCGGGCACCTGCCCCCCAGTACAGCCCAGTGGTTTTACCCCCTGGGCTCTGAGGACACCACCCCGgagccaggcagcagccccGCGACCCCCACGCTGCCCACCCTGGATGGGGAGGAAG ATGGAGAGCTTGGCGAGGTGGAGCCCACCAGGAAGGTGCTGCTGAGCAAACCCCCGCTGCCGGCGGGCTCCAGGAGACGGGAGCCCCCCTCCAGGGGCGCAGCCAAGGGTCCGGGCCATGCCCCATCACGTGCACGAACCCAG CACAACCGCCCCACGGCCGCCCCGCGGATCTTCGAGGGGAGCGCCGAGGACGAGGAGTTCCTGCAGATCAAG AGCACAGCGAAGGGGCTGCCCCCGCAGGTGCCCCCGGCTGCCAAAATGGACACGGCTCtccag ATTCACAACAGCTCCAGCTGCGTCTGCCCCGtgcgccccggcccccccggcccccccggccctcccGGCCTGAAG ggagaaaaaggagaccGGGGGTCCCCAGGAGACAGAGGCCAGCCGGGGCTTtctggggagagagggaagacGGGCAACCCCGGGCAGCCAGGTCACCAGGGACCCCGGGGACCCCCTGGTCCTCCGGGACCACCGGGGCCACCGGGACCACCAGGTGCTTGGGGAGCCAGGAGCCCCCCTGCCTCCGCTGCCCTCCCCAAGGGATCAGAGAACGAg CTGGGAGCATCCAGCCCTGCGGGGAAcccaggacccccaggcccCCCAGGGCCGCCCggtccccccggcccccccggctaCCCAGGCCACGAAGGCTCCCAAGGGCTCCCCGGGCGGGAGGGGCAGCCGGGCCCCCCCGGTCCTCCGGGGGCTGTGGGACCACCGGGATTTCCAGGGACCGAAGGAGCTCCGGGGTCCCCAGGCTCAGCTGGACCCGATGGACCCCCGGGGGCACCGGGACTCCCAGGCCCACAAGGCCCCCCCGGGGTCCCCGGGCACGAGGGACCCCCCGGCTCCCCAGGACCCGCAGCGCTCCCTGGCAAACCAGGGCTCCGAGGGGAGCCAGGATTCCCCGGATTAAAG GGCGAGAAGGGCGAGCACGGGCTGCCGGGCATGCCGGGGAGCCCCGGCCGGCCTGGAGACGTGGGCTCCCCGGGAATGCCCGGTCCCATGGGGCCACCGGGACCACCGGGGGACTACAGG TGTGAATCGCGGCACGCAGGGCACCACGGAGCCGCCGGGCCGCCGGGCCCCAAG GGTGAAAAGGGCGACCCAGGAGAGCGG GGGTGCTGCTACGGGGAACACGGGTGCAAACCGGGCCACCTCCCCTTCCCCGGCACCGGCAGCCAGTCCAGCTCCTGGGTGCCCATCAGCGGGTACCAAACG CCCAGCAAAGAGGAGACGGAGGTTTACGGAGCGATCATCCCCCAC GGTCCTCGAGGTCCCCCTGGGATCCCTggtccccccggcccccccggccccccaggAGCCCCAGGTCTCCTCTACCTCAAC AGGGTGTACCCCATCCGCGCCCAGCCGCCCTGCAAGGAGCCG GCAGCGGCTGATGCAGCCTGGGCAGCAG ATGCTGACGCCTCTCGGACGGAGCCACCGGAGCCCCGTGCTGACCTCCGG CGCCAGACGTGGGTCTTCAGGTCCAAGGAGCTGATGCTGAAGTCGGGCAGCGCCGTCCCCGAGGGGAGCCTGGTCTACGTGCGAGAAGGGAGCAGCGCCTTCCTGCGCACccccaggggctggagcaggctcCTG CTGGAGGACTCGGAGTCGCTCTTTGCCGGTGACGACCCCTCTGCCTCCACGCCGCGGTACCAG GAGGCGAAGCGGGTACAGACGCGGGGTCCCAACACGGAGCCCCCCGCGGGAGCCCAGACGGACTCGCTG GTCCCGAAGGAGGAGGGAGCGGTGCCGCCCAGGATCCTGCCCACAACCATCGCCCCCAGGATGCCTTCT CTCCGCTTGGTGGCCCTGAACGTGCCCCTCTCCGGGGACATGAGCGGCATCCGCGGCGCCGACCTGCAGTGCTACCGGCAGTCGCAGGAGGCTGGGCTTTTTGGCACTTTTCGGGCTTTCCTCTCGGCCCCCACGCAGGACCTGGCCTCCATCGTCAAGAGGACGGACAGGGCCCTCCCCGTGGTCAACCTGAAG GgccagctgctggccaggtcCTGGAGCTCCCTTTTTGAGGGGACCCCACGGGGCCCCATCTACAGCTTCAACGGCCGCAACGTCCTGACCGATGCCCTCTG GCCCCGAAAACTGGCATGGCACGGATCCACGGCCCGGGGGAGCCAAGCCCGCAGGCGGGACTGCCAAGGATGGAGAAGCTCCGGGCCCGGGGAGGGTTTGGCGGCCCCCCTGGGCGAGGGCAAGTTGGTGGCGGGGCTGAGGCACAACTGCTCCGAGGAGCTGGTGGTGCTGTGCGTGGAGGTGGCCTTCCCCTACCGCCACATGTGGTGA